Proteins from a genomic interval of Niabella soli DSM 19437:
- the secE gene encoding preprotein translocase subunit SecE — translation MNKFGNYVKNSYKELTEKVTWPTWAELQQSTMIVLGATIIITLVIWLMDFLAGGGLNFLYKILYK, via the coding sequence ATGAACAAATTTGGCAATTACGTAAAAAACAGCTACAAAGAGCTTACCGAGAAGGTGACCTGGCCAACATGGGCTGAATTACAGCAGTCTACCATGATTGTGCTGGGCGCTACTATCATAATCACGCTGGTGATCTGGCTGATGGACTTCCTGGCCGGCGGCGGGCTGAACTTTTTATACAAAATCCTTTATAAGTAA
- a CDS encoding UbiA prenyltransferase family protein has product MVTKGRNVFDFIVFSNLFITFCAVAMCICTIASFNLGKLPANFVAFVSFSTLASYSIHWYLTNADIEITASRTDWLKQHKQIHALFFIVSAVGTGVYLLRLVEYWLYLLPAVGLTVLYSAPKFPHPFFKKLGKYILGKTFLLAAMWTYVTAVLPFFIVHASWEASFYIYVINRFALLFAICILFDIRDRQFDKQTGVKSLITILPMKKIKILFTVFILLNFASSFILYIYSQEIITIIFLALPAVFTYFLYPFAIKSKNDYLFYFILDGLMALTAVLYFIKNVFEMYIQ; this is encoded by the coding sequence ATGGTTACAAAAGGACGCAATGTTTTCGACTTTATTGTTTTCAGCAATTTGTTTATCACTTTTTGCGCGGTAGCCATGTGCATCTGCACCATCGCCTCTTTTAACCTGGGCAAATTACCTGCAAATTTTGTGGCATTTGTTTCATTTTCCACGCTGGCCAGTTATAGCATTCACTGGTACCTTACCAATGCAGACATAGAGATTACTGCCAGTCGCACCGACTGGCTGAAACAACATAAACAAATACACGCGTTGTTCTTTATTGTCAGTGCGGTAGGAACAGGGGTTTATCTCCTGCGGCTGGTGGAATATTGGCTGTACCTGTTGCCGGCTGTTGGATTAACCGTCCTGTATAGCGCGCCAAAGTTCCCGCATCCTTTTTTTAAAAAGCTGGGAAAATATATTTTGGGAAAAACATTTTTGCTGGCTGCGATGTGGACCTATGTAACGGCGGTACTGCCTTTTTTTATAGTACACGCCTCCTGGGAAGCGTCTTTTTATATTTATGTTATCAACCGGTTTGCATTGTTGTTTGCTATCTGCATTTTGTTTGATATACGGGATCGCCAATTTGATAAACAAACAGGGGTAAAAAGCCTGATAACGATCCTCCCGATGAAAAAAATAAAAATTCTTTTCACCGTATTTATCTTGTTAAACTTTGCCAGTTCATTCATACTATATATTTATTCTCAGGAAATTATAACTATTATCTTCCTGGCGCTGCCCGCGGTGTTCACCTATTTTTTATACCCCTTCGCAATAAAATCTAAGAATGATTACCTTTTTTATTTTATTTTAGACGGCCTAATGGCGCTTACTGCGGTGTTATATTTTATAAAAAATGTTTTTGAAATGTATATACAGTAG
- a CDS encoding APC family permease, with the protein MAEKVTFKQSLNLFDGTMIVAGSMIGSGIFIVAADMTRQVGSAGWLIALWVITGLMTVFAAVTYGELSSMFPKAGGQYVYLKEAYNPLLGFLYGWSFFSVIQTGTIAAVGVAFSKFAGYFIPALTMDEKNLLFQLGPVKLFPAQLVSILLIIFLTFINTRGVKEGKLIQTIFTVVKLFSLFGLIVFGILLAAKADIWNANWATGFSMKFTEAVTDSSGAKLGWAAFREPATMMVALGLISGAMVGSVFSSVAWENVTFIAGEIKNPKRNVGLSLFLGTLIVTVVYILVNVMYIAVLPMIPSAGNGAAAYAPEVTTPNIAFAVQDRVATAAASTIFGGYSAAIIAIMIMISTFGCNNGLILSGARVYYTMAKDKLFLPQAGTLNKNAVPQWALWAQCIWASILCLSGQYGLLLDYVVFITVVFYILTIVGVFILRKKRPDAERPYKAFGYPLIPIIYLLMAGTLGVGLLYAKTKTSLFGLIIVIIGVPIYYYYANKMKNNPLPPQEVAE; encoded by the coding sequence ATGGCTGAAAAAGTTACGTTTAAGCAATCGCTCAACTTATTTGATGGCACGATGATCGTAGCCGGCTCTATGATCGGCTCGGGAATTTTTATTGTTGCCGCGGATATGACCCGGCAGGTAGGGTCCGCCGGATGGTTGATCGCGTTGTGGGTAATTACCGGCTTAATGACTGTTTTTGCTGCGGTTACTTATGGAGAACTTTCGTCCATGTTTCCCAAAGCGGGCGGTCAGTATGTATACCTGAAAGAAGCCTACAACCCGTTATTGGGTTTTTTATATGGCTGGAGTTTCTTTTCCGTTATTCAAACGGGCACAATAGCCGCTGTAGGCGTGGCGTTCAGCAAGTTTGCCGGCTATTTTATTCCTGCGCTTACCATGGATGAAAAAAATCTGTTGTTTCAACTGGGGCCGGTAAAATTATTCCCGGCTCAGTTGGTTTCTATTTTATTAATTATTTTTCTCACGTTCATTAACACGCGCGGCGTCAAGGAAGGAAAATTGATTCAGACTATTTTTACCGTGGTCAAATTGTTTTCTCTGTTCGGGCTCATCGTGTTCGGTATTTTATTGGCGGCTAAAGCCGATATCTGGAATGCCAACTGGGCCACCGGATTTTCAATGAAATTCACGGAAGCCGTAACCGATAGTTCCGGAGCCAAACTGGGATGGGCCGCCTTCAGGGAACCAGCTACCATGATGGTCGCATTGGGCCTTATCAGCGGTGCAATGGTGGGATCCGTTTTCAGCAGTGTTGCCTGGGAAAACGTGACCTTTATTGCCGGTGAAATCAAGAACCCTAAACGCAATGTGGGCCTGAGCTTGTTTTTGGGAACACTGATCGTTACCGTTGTTTATATCCTGGTAAATGTCATGTACATCGCAGTGCTGCCAATGATCCCGTCAGCAGGCAATGGCGCAGCGGCCTATGCTCCTGAAGTGACAACGCCCAATATTGCGTTTGCCGTGCAGGATCGCGTGGCAACAGCGGCGGCCTCCACTATTTTCGGGGGGTATAGCGCCGCAATTATAGCCATTATGATCATGATCTCCACCTTTGGTTGCAATAACGGGCTTATTTTATCGGGGGCCCGGGTTTATTATACCATGGCCAAGGACAAGCTGTTTTTGCCGCAGGCCGGTACCTTAAATAAAAATGCGGTTCCCCAATGGGCATTATGGGCACAATGTATATGGGCCAGTATTTTATGCTTAAGCGGACAGTATGGTTTATTGCTTGACTATGTGGTATTTATTACTGTAGTGTTTTACATACTAACCATTGTAGGCGTATTTATCCTTAGAAAGAAACGTCCGGATGCGGAACGCCCGTATAAAGCATTTGGTTATCCCTTGATCCCCATCATTTACCTGCTGATGGCGGGAACATTGGGCGTGGGGTTACTATATGCAAAAACAAAAACCTCACTGTTCGGCCTGATTATTGTTATTATCGGAGTGCCTATTTATTACTATTATGCTAATAAAATGAAAAATAACCCGCTCCCTCCACAGGAAGTTGCGGAGTAA
- a CDS encoding LuxE/PaaK family acyltransferase, with translation MQLKDKIFSVDEGSFEAVATELFFYQYENNSIYREYVQAIGCDTGRIKTIAAIPFLPIRFFKTHAVTTTDFEPEVFFESSGTTTTVNSRHWVKDTGLYTQSFMQTFTRFYGPVEQYCVIGLLPSYLERGNSSLVFMVDHLVRASRHPQSGFYLDDWEALAATLAGLEAQGQKTLLIGVTYALLDFARLFPQKLEHTIVMETGGMKGRRRELIRAEVHDLLRQGFGVPKVHSEYGMTELLSQAYSKGDGIFRTPPWMRAVTREEDDPLAVSTKPGKGVLNIIDLANIYSCAFIATDDLGQVYENSSFEVLGRMDHADVRGCSLLAL, from the coding sequence ATGCAGCTAAAAGATAAAATATTTTCAGTTGATGAAGGCAGTTTCGAGGCAGTAGCAACGGAACTGTTCTTTTATCAATATGAGAATAACAGTATTTACCGGGAATATGTGCAAGCCATCGGGTGCGATACCGGGCGTATTAAAACAATAGCAGCTATTCCTTTTTTACCGATCCGGTTTTTTAAGACGCATGCGGTTACCACAACTGATTTTGAGCCCGAAGTGTTTTTTGAAAGCAGTGGCACCACCACAACCGTCAATAGCAGGCACTGGGTTAAAGACACCGGATTGTACACCCAAAGCTTTATGCAAACCTTTACCCGCTTTTATGGCCCTGTGGAGCAATATTGTGTAATAGGATTATTGCCTTCCTACCTGGAAAGGGGAAATTCTTCACTGGTATTTATGGTAGACCACCTGGTCCGGGCGAGCCGGCATCCGCAAAGCGGATTTTACCTGGATGACTGGGAAGCGCTTGCTGCAACCCTGGCCGGTCTTGAAGCGCAGGGACAAAAAACCCTGCTGATAGGAGTAACCTATGCATTGCTTGATTTTGCCCGGCTGTTCCCGCAAAAGCTGGAACATACGATCGTTATGGAAACCGGGGGAATGAAGGGAAGGCGACGGGAGCTGATCCGCGCCGAAGTGCACGATCTGTTGCGACAGGGATTCGGCGTGCCTAAAGTACATTCGGAATACGGAATGACGGAACTGCTCTCCCAGGCCTACTCAAAGGGGGATGGTATTTTTCGGACCCCGCCGTGGATGCGGGCGGTAACCAGGGAGGAAGACGACCCGCTTGCTGTTTCAACAAAACCCGGGAAAGGGGTTTTAAATATTATTGATCTGGCTAATATCTACTCTTGTGCATTTATAGCCACCGATGATCTCGGGCAGGTATATGAAAATAGTTCTTTTGAGGTATTGGGCCGGATGGATCATGCGGACGTTCGCGGCTGCAGCCTTTTAGCCCTATGA
- the dacB gene encoding D-alanyl-D-alanine carboxypeptidase/D-alanyl-D-alanine endopeptidase, whose amino-acid sequence MKWGFLLFFGLSWYWGQGQPATKLNTAMEAFTTDEQLKHALVSLYVIDAGSGEVVFDQNSSVGMATASTEKIITAATAFDVLGKDFTYETKFGIVNTPKGKSLYVVPSGDPTLASWRWEETKDAVFLAKLKAAVQQAGVKELNSVILYTGPWGQQTIPGGWIWEDLGNYYGAGAQAVNWRENQFDLVLKSGAQGSPVTVVKTEPHLYDYTIASRAEAGSPTSGDNSNLYYPSMGAKTGILTGSIPSGKNEFVVSGSLYDPANQFVKTIISNLKGVVRFTTDKVITTDKEEKNINWIFTNTSPDLSKIIYWFLRKSVNLYGEALLKTIGLKQKGLGTTASGIEAETAYWKDKGIDPEALHLYDGSGLSPQNRITTKAQVTVLRYAQQQPWFADYYEAFPLYNDMKMKSGTINRVKGFSGYQKSKDGKNYIFSMLVNNYSGSQLSLVRKMYRVLDELK is encoded by the coding sequence ATGAAATGGGGATTTCTTTTGTTTTTTGGTTTGAGTTGGTATTGGGGACAAGGGCAGCCCGCTACCAAATTAAATACGGCTATGGAAGCCTTTACTACTGATGAGCAGCTAAAACACGCACTGGTCTCCCTGTATGTGATTGATGCAGGATCCGGGGAAGTGGTTTTTGATCAGAACAGCAGCGTTGGAATGGCTACGGCATCCACAGAAAAAATTATAACAGCGGCAACGGCCTTTGATGTGCTGGGAAAAGATTTCACTTACGAAACAAAGTTTGGCATTGTTAACACACCCAAAGGGAAAAGCCTGTATGTAGTTCCTTCCGGCGACCCTACGCTGGCCAGTTGGCGGTGGGAAGAAACAAAGGATGCCGTATTCCTGGCAAAGCTAAAAGCAGCAGTACAGCAAGCCGGCGTCAAAGAGCTGAATTCCGTTATACTTTATACCGGCCCCTGGGGCCAGCAGACTATTCCGGGGGGATGGATCTGGGAAGACCTGGGCAATTACTACGGAGCCGGCGCACAGGCCGTTAACTGGCGGGAAAACCAGTTTGACCTGGTGTTAAAATCAGGCGCACAGGGCAGTCCGGTTACCGTCGTAAAAACAGAGCCGCATCTCTATGATTATACTATTGCCTCAAGGGCGGAGGCGGGAAGCCCCACTTCAGGGGATAACAGTAACCTCTATTATCCCTCTATGGGTGCCAAAACCGGGATCCTTACCGGATCGATCCCTTCAGGAAAAAATGAATTTGTTGTTTCCGGTTCCCTGTATGATCCGGCCAATCAATTTGTAAAAACAATTATATCGAACCTTAAAGGAGTGGTGCGTTTTACTACTGATAAAGTTATTACTACCGATAAAGAAGAGAAAAACATAAACTGGATTTTCACCAATACTTCCCCTGATCTCTCAAAAATTATTTACTGGTTTTTAAGAAAAAGTGTGAACCTGTATGGCGAAGCATTACTGAAAACAATCGGGCTCAAACAAAAAGGGTTGGGTACAACAGCAAGCGGCATTGAAGCCGAAACAGCCTATTGGAAAGATAAGGGCATCGACCCGGAAGCATTGCATTTATATGATGGTTCCGGACTTTCCCCTCAAAACCGGATCACCACAAAAGCGCAGGTGACCGTATTAAGATATGCGCAGCAGCAGCCCTGGTTTGCGGATTATTATGAAGCGTTTCCTTTATATAACGATATGAAGATGAAGAGCGGTACGATCAACCGGGTAAAAGGGTTTTCGGGGTATCAAAAATCCAAAGACGGGAAGAATTATATCTTTTCCATGCTGGTAAATAATTATAGTGGCAGCCAGCTTTCAT
- the tuf gene encoding elongation factor Tu, translating into MSKETFKREKPHVNIGTIGHVDHGKTTLTAAITEVLAKKGLAQAKKYDDIDGAPEEKERGITINTAHVEYETATRHYAHVDCPGHADYVKNMITGAAQMDGAILVVAATDGPMPQTKEHILLAAQVGVPKMVVFLNKVDLVDDPELLDLVEMEVRDELTKRGFDGDNTPIIKGSATGALAGDEKWIGAITELMDAVDSYIPLPPRPIDLPFLMSVEDVFSITGRGTVATGRIERGKVKTGEAVEIVGLMEKPLTSTVTGVEMFRKILDEGEAGDNAGLLLRGIEKTQIRRGMVICKPGSITPHTEFKAEVYVLSKDEGGRHTPFFNKYRPQFYFRTTDVTGEVSLAEGTEMVMPGDNTTITVKLITPIAMEKGLKFAIREGGRTVGAGQVTEILK; encoded by the coding sequence ATGTCAAAAGAGACCTTTAAGAGGGAGAAACCCCACGTAAACATTGGTACCATTGGTCACGTTGACCATGGTAAAACCACTTTGACTGCCGCTATTACCGAAGTTCTTGCAAAAAAAGGTTTGGCGCAGGCAAAAAAATATGACGATATTGATGGAGCACCTGAAGAAAAAGAAAGAGGTATTACCATTAATACCGCACACGTGGAATATGAAACAGCTACCCGTCACTATGCACACGTAGACTGTCCCGGTCACGCCGACTACGTTAAAAATATGATCACTGGTGCTGCTCAGATGGATGGTGCTATCCTGGTAGTAGCTGCTACAGATGGTCCAATGCCTCAAACAAAAGAACACATCCTTTTGGCTGCACAGGTTGGTGTACCTAAAATGGTGGTTTTCTTAAATAAAGTTGACCTGGTGGATGATCCTGAACTGTTGGATCTGGTTGAAATGGAAGTACGTGATGAGTTAACAAAACGTGGTTTCGATGGCGACAACACTCCAATCATCAAAGGTTCTGCTACCGGTGCTTTAGCTGGTGACGAAAAATGGATTGGTGCGATCACTGAACTGATGGATGCTGTTGACAGCTATATTCCCCTGCCTCCCCGTCCGATCGATCTTCCGTTCCTGATGAGTGTTGAGGACGTATTCTCTATCACTGGTCGTGGTACCGTTGCTACTGGTCGTATCGAAAGAGGTAAAGTTAAAACCGGTGAAGCTGTAGAAATCGTAGGTCTGATGGAAAAACCATTGACTTCTACTGTAACAGGTGTTGAAATGTTCCGTAAGATCCTTGATGAAGGTGAAGCTGGTGATAACGCAGGTCTGCTGTTACGCGGTATTGAAAAAACTCAGATCCGTCGTGGTATGGTAATCTGTAAGCCAGGTTCTATCACTCCGCACACTGAATTCAAAGCTGAAGTGTATGTACTGAGCAAAGATGAAGGTGGACGTCACACTCCGTTCTTTAACAAATACCGTCCTCAGTTCTATTTCCGTACAACAGACGTAACCGGAGAGGTTTCTTTAGCTGAAGGAACTGAAATGGTTATGCCGGGTGATAACACAACCATCACCGTTAAACTGATCACTCCGATCGCGATGGAAAAAGGTTTGAAGTTTGCGATTCGTGAAGGTGGACGTACAGTAGGTGCGGGTCAGGTTACTGAGATTCTTAAGTAA
- a CDS encoding OmpH family outer membrane protein — MKNALLAVNGLLIIAVAFLLYKQFSGGPESKGPRARDVLSKDKDSMLSKKVLFAYIDMDTIQDKYAVAKNAQDEIKKKQNEMNAVLETMQKAFRAKVNDYQQKGSSMTEQQYMEAKQDVDASQQQIAEKQRNLTEEYNNFVNTKVSSVQKKIVDYLKVFNADKTFSFIFSYEPGLFYYKDTAYDITNEVLKGLNDQYEKDKK, encoded by the coding sequence ATGAAGAATGCGCTTCTGGCTGTTAATGGACTATTGATAATTGCTGTGGCTTTTTTGCTGTATAAACAATTTAGCGGAGGCCCTGAAAGCAAAGGCCCCCGGGCCCGAGATGTATTGTCTAAAGACAAAGACTCCATGCTGAGTAAAAAAGTGTTGTTTGCCTACATCGATATGGATACCATACAGGACAAATACGCGGTAGCCAAAAATGCACAGGACGAAATAAAGAAAAAGCAAAATGAAATGAATGCGGTGCTGGAAACCATGCAGAAAGCGTTCCGGGCTAAAGTGAACGACTATCAGCAGAAAGGCAGCAGTATGACGGAACAACAATACATGGAGGCGAAACAGGATGTGGACGCCAGCCAGCAACAGATTGCTGAAAAGCAGCGGAATCTGACGGAAGAGTATAACAATTTTGTTAATACCAAAGTATCCAGCGTTCAAAAGAAAATAGTGGATTATCTGAAAGTGTTTAATGCTGATAAAACCTTTTCTTTTATTTTTTCTTATGAGCCCGGCCTTTTTTATTACAAGGATACCGCATACGATATTACCAACGAAGTATTGAAAGGCCTCAATGATCAATATGAGAAGGATAAAAAGTAG
- a CDS encoding pyridoxine 5'-phosphate synthase — protein MTKLSVNINKIATLRNARGGNNPDLVKMALDAETFGADGITVHPRPDERHIRYQDVRDLKPLLTTEFNIEGNCKEQKFIDLVLEVKPDQVTLVPDATGQLTSDHGWDTISNKDYLTGIIGTFKKAGIRVSIFVDPDEKMVAGAAATGTDRIELYTEGYARNFPVNKEQAIAPYIKAAEQARSLGLGLNAGHDLDLKNLNYFSRQIPWLNEVSIGHALICDTLYLGFENTIQLYKRQLQHNL, from the coding sequence ATGACAAAACTATCCGTGAATATAAATAAAATAGCCACCCTGCGTAATGCGCGCGGGGGCAATAACCCGGACCTGGTGAAAATGGCGCTCGATGCAGAAACTTTTGGCGCTGATGGTATTACGGTGCACCCCCGCCCTGATGAACGCCATATCCGGTACCAGGATGTTCGCGATCTGAAGCCATTGCTGACCACAGAATTTAATATTGAAGGCAATTGTAAGGAGCAAAAATTTATTGACCTGGTGCTGGAAGTAAAGCCGGATCAGGTTACCCTGGTGCCAGATGCTACCGGTCAGTTGACCTCCGATCACGGCTGGGATACGATTAGTAATAAAGACTATCTAACGGGGATCATCGGAACCTTTAAAAAAGCGGGTATAAGGGTATCGATTTTCGTAGATCCGGATGAGAAAATGGTAGCCGGCGCTGCGGCAACAGGAACGGATCGTATAGAATTGTATACCGAAGGATATGCCCGGAATTTTCCCGTAAATAAAGAACAGGCAATCGCCCCTTACATAAAAGCCGCGGAACAGGCCCGCAGCCTGGGTTTGGGGCTAAACGCCGGTCATGACCTGGACCTCAAAAACCTGAACTACTTCAGTCGCCAGATCCCCTGGCTCAATGAAGTGAGTATTGGTCATGCCCTGATATGCGACACCCTTTATTTGGGTTTTGAAAATACCATCCAATTATACAAAAGACAACTGCAGCACAACCTGTAA
- a CDS encoding thioredoxin family protein encodes MSKLTLILLLVLTILNTKTGAQEPPAPLSAANVLQQGYAEAKKDNKKVLLIFHASWCGWCHKMDTSLNDPSCKAAFEKNYVIKHLTVLESAANKRLENPGADSVYALYKNEHSGIPLWVVYDSTGKPLATSMLPDGNNTGCPASKPEVDYFISVLRKTSRMSEDELKAVAARFRRNEAVAH; translated from the coding sequence ATGAGTAAACTGACCCTTATCCTATTGCTGGTTTTAACCATTCTAAATACAAAAACGGGCGCCCAGGAACCGCCGGCGCCGCTTTCTGCCGCAAATGTGTTGCAACAAGGCTATGCCGAAGCAAAAAAGGACAATAAAAAAGTGCTTTTGATCTTTCACGCATCCTGGTGCGGGTGGTGTCATAAAATGGATACTTCGCTCAATGACCCATCCTGTAAAGCAGCATTTGAGAAAAATTATGTAATAAAGCACCTGACCGTTCTGGAGTCTGCTGCTAATAAACGCCTGGAAAATCCGGGAGCCGATTCTGTATACGCACTTTATAAAAATGAGCATTCCGGTATCCCGCTCTGGGTCGTATATGACAGCACAGGCAAGCCGTTAGCTACCTCTATGCTGCCAGATGGAAATAATACCGGCTGTCCTGCGAGTAAGCCGGAAGTTGATTATTTTATCTCTGTATTGAGAAAAACTTCCCGGATGAGCGAGGACGAATTAAAAGCTGTTGCAGCGCGATTTCGCAGGAATGAAGCGGTTGCACATTAA
- the nusG gene encoding transcription termination/antitermination protein NusG — protein MEGTIITDNIAPEAPQQDTKWYVLRVVSGKEKKVKEYLDKEISRSDFDKVVKQVFLPVEKVYKVQNGKKVMRERNYYPGYVMVEVLDGKMSDDLRDLVVNTNSVIHFLGKDNPIALRKAEVNKMLGRMDEMAEAGGVSMVEPFIVGETIKIVEGPFNDFNGVIEEVNDEKKKLKVTVKIFGRSTPVELNYMQVEKIV, from the coding sequence ATGGAAGGAACAATCATAACAGATAATATCGCTCCTGAAGCACCCCAGCAAGATACCAAATGGTATGTATTGCGCGTGGTTAGCGGAAAAGAGAAAAAGGTAAAGGAGTATCTGGATAAAGAAATATCAAGAAGTGATTTTGATAAAGTGGTGAAGCAGGTATTTTTACCTGTTGAGAAGGTTTATAAAGTGCAGAACGGGAAAAAAGTAATGCGCGAGCGGAACTATTATCCGGGTTATGTGATGGTTGAGGTGCTGGATGGAAAGATGTCGGATGATTTGCGCGACCTGGTGGTGAATACCAACAGCGTTATTCATTTTCTTGGAAAAGACAATCCCATCGCACTCCGGAAGGCTGAAGTGAATAAAATGCTGGGCCGTATGGACGAAATGGCGGAAGCCGGTGGCGTAAGTATGGTTGAGCCCTTTATTGTAGGGGAAACCATTAAGATCGTTGAAGGACCGTTCAACGACTTTAACGGAGTTATTGAAGAAGTGAATGATGAAAAGAAGAAACTGAAAGTTACGGTTAAGATCTTTGGCCGCTCTACCCCGGTTGAGCTGAATTATATGCAGGTAGAAAAAATTGTTTAA
- a CDS encoding M14 family metallopeptidase — translation MMRKPFIALVLIVLGLNATAQKMTTLFETSGGKQTPEYKDIISWWQRLDQASPLVTMKTMGMTDAGYPLHLVIVSNGSFTGFKEAHNQKKTVLLINNGIHPGEPDGIDASMLLVRDIVEKKTALPNNIILAIIPVYNIGGCLNRSAYYRIDQDGPEAFGSRGNSQGLDLNRDFIKCDSKEAFAFAEIFHQADPDIFIDNHVSNGADYQHIMTLLASQHNKLGGKMGEYMNKQFEPALYSLMKKEGYDLIPYVNDFGENVTDGWNEFWDSPRYSSGYASLFQTFAFVPETHMLKPYSLRVKATYALMKSFISFARDNGLQLQELRKEARKEVISATRFASSYKVDSSAATTITFKGFEAVRKKSAVSGLPRLFYDRTKPFTKQIPFYNQYTIQSYATKPRAYIIPQGWWKVIDRLNANKIIMRPLGRDSTIKVEAYYITKFRSAATPYQAHHANTNVEVERKEQTLTFRKGDWLIPMNQEGNRFLMETLEPYFEDSYFSWNFFDGILNNMEGYSAYHYEDIAAADVEKDPELKRLLEQKRAADTSFAHSASAQLSFIFNHSLFKDPNYMRYPVFRINE, via the coding sequence ATGATGCGAAAACCTTTTATTGCCCTGGTCCTTATTGTTCTTGGCCTGAATGCAACAGCCCAAAAAATGACCACCCTTTTTGAAACAAGCGGCGGCAAACAAACTCCCGAATACAAAGACATTATTAGCTGGTGGCAGCGATTAGACCAGGCCTCTCCGCTGGTGACCATGAAAACCATGGGAATGACGGATGCCGGCTACCCGTTGCACCTGGTTATTGTGAGCAACGGGTCTTTTACAGGTTTTAAAGAGGCCCACAACCAAAAGAAAACGGTATTGCTGATCAATAATGGCATCCACCCGGGGGAGCCGGATGGTATTGATGCCTCTATGTTGCTGGTGAGGGACATTGTTGAAAAAAAGACAGCATTGCCCAACAATATCATATTGGCCATAATCCCGGTGTATAATATTGGCGGCTGCCTGAACCGCAGTGCTTATTACCGGATCGACCAGGACGGCCCGGAGGCTTTTGGATCAAGGGGCAACTCCCAGGGGCTGGATCTGAACAGGGATTTTATTAAATGTGATTCAAAAGAAGCCTTCGCGTTTGCAGAGATCTTTCACCAGGCAGATCCGGATATCTTTATCGATAACCATGTGAGCAATGGAGCAGACTACCAGCACATTATGACGCTCCTGGCTTCCCAGCACAATAAATTGGGGGGCAAGATGGGCGAATATATGAATAAGCAATTTGAGCCGGCCCTGTATTCCCTTATGAAAAAGGAAGGCTATGACCTGATCCCTTACGTAAACGATTTTGGTGAAAATGTAACCGATGGATGGAACGAGTTCTGGGACAGCCCCCGGTATTCCAGCGGCTATGCTTCGTTATTTCAAACCTTCGCTTTTGTGCCCGAAACACATATGTTAAAGCCCTATTCATTGCGCGTGAAGGCAACCTATGCCCTTATGAAAAGTTTTATAAGTTTTGCCAGGGACAATGGGTTACAATTACAGGAGTTAAGAAAAGAGGCCCGCAAGGAAGTCATCAGCGCCACCCGGTTTGCTTCCTCCTACAAAGTAGATTCATCTGCTGCCACCACCATTACTTTTAAGGGATTCGAAGCCGTAAGAAAGAAGAGCGCAGTTTCAGGCTTACCAAGATTATTTTATGATCGTACCAAACCATTCACCAAACAGATACCTTTTTACAACCAATATACTATTCAAAGCTATGCCACTAAACCGCGTGCTTATATTATCCCCCAGGGATGGTGGAAGGTTATTGATCGGTTAAATGCCAACAAAATAATTATGCGGCCGCTGGGCAGGGACTCCACAATAAAAGTAGAAGCCTATTATATAACAAAATTCAGATCAGCCGCTACTCCCTACCAGGCGCACCACGCCAATACAAATGTTGAAGTGGAGCGAAAAGAACAAACGCTTACTTTCAGAAAAGGCGACTGGCTGATACCCATGAACCAGGAGGGAAACCGGTTCCTGATGGAAACACTGGAACCTTATTTTGAGGACAGTTATTTTTCCTGGAATTTCTTTGATGGCATTCTAAATAATATGGAAGGCTACTCCGCCTATCATTACGAAGACATCGCTGCCGCTGATGTTGAAAAGGACCCGGAACTGAAAAGACTCCTGGAGCAAAAGCGGGCAGCGGATACCAGCTTTGCCCATAGTGCATCGGCGCAGCTTAGTTTTATTTTTAATCACTCTCTTTTTAAAGACCCCAACTATATGCGTTATCCTGTGTTCAGGATCAATGAGTAG